One genomic segment of Amycolatopsis sp. Hca4 includes these proteins:
- a CDS encoding cyclic nucleotide-binding domain-containing thioredoxin-disulfide reductase yields MTVAAQDLVETPDPHGAFPRLTREQIEKLSDAGERRPVRPGDVLYAQGDRDTDFYVVLSGKVAIQHREGDETRTVRVHGPGRFLGELGLLEGQPSFFTAVAAEPGEVLAIGAGKLRQLVLSDPVLGDLILHAYFARRAVIIGSGDGLRIVGSCYSPDTRRLLEFVARNRLPYRLDDLDKDRGAEELLRRLGVTVDETPVVVLPGAGVLRNPSNTELASAMGLRHEELPVGVRDVLVVGAGPGGLAAVVYAASEGLATSAFDAVAAGGQAGTTSRIENYLGFPSGISGAELAERSVIQADKFGVRVVVPGEARTLTPQGGLYAVGFDDGTEIVTRTVIIATGARYRRLPLPRLEHLEGTCLYYAATPQEARQCQADPVAVVGGGNSAGQAAVFLAQSSPVVHLLVRGGDLGADMSRYLVDQVERHPRIQVHLHTEVRDVDEDGKTMSGVEVEDNRTGERHRLAARALFVFIGAAPHTRWLSGHVALDEDGFVLTGADAGGSHAPLPLETSSPGVFAVGDVRHGSVKRVASAAGEGAMAVRLVHERLAQELAEPGGLP; encoded by the coding sequence ATGACGGTCGCGGCGCAGGACCTCGTCGAGACCCCGGATCCGCACGGCGCGTTCCCCCGGCTGACCCGCGAGCAGATCGAGAAGCTCTCGGACGCGGGCGAGCGGCGGCCGGTGCGGCCGGGGGACGTGCTCTACGCGCAAGGGGACCGGGACACGGACTTCTACGTCGTCCTGAGCGGCAAGGTCGCCATCCAGCACCGCGAAGGCGACGAAACCAGAACCGTGCGGGTGCACGGGCCGGGCCGGTTCCTCGGCGAGCTGGGCCTGCTCGAAGGACAGCCGTCGTTCTTCACCGCCGTCGCCGCGGAACCCGGCGAGGTGCTCGCCATCGGAGCCGGCAAGCTGAGGCAGCTGGTCCTGTCCGACCCGGTCCTGGGCGATCTGATCCTGCACGCCTACTTCGCCCGCCGCGCGGTCATCATCGGCTCCGGCGACGGGCTGCGGATCGTCGGCTCGTGCTACTCACCGGACACCCGGCGGCTGCTGGAGTTCGTGGCCCGCAACCGCCTCCCGTACCGGCTGGACGACCTCGACAAGGACCGCGGAGCCGAGGAGCTGCTGCGCCGGCTCGGCGTCACCGTCGACGAAACCCCGGTGGTGGTGCTGCCCGGCGCCGGGGTGCTGCGCAACCCCAGCAACACCGAACTGGCGTCCGCGATGGGGCTGCGGCACGAGGAGCTCCCGGTCGGCGTGCGCGACGTGCTCGTGGTCGGCGCCGGGCCCGGCGGGCTCGCGGCCGTGGTCTACGCGGCCTCCGAAGGATTGGCCACGTCGGCGTTCGACGCCGTCGCCGCGGGCGGGCAGGCGGGCACGACGTCCCGGATCGAGAACTACCTCGGCTTCCCGTCCGGGATCTCGGGGGCGGAACTGGCCGAGCGGTCGGTGATCCAGGCGGACAAGTTCGGCGTCCGGGTCGTGGTTCCGGGTGAGGCCCGCACGCTCACCCCGCAGGGCGGGCTGTACGCGGTGGGCTTCGACGACGGCACCGAAATCGTCACCCGGACGGTGATCATCGCGACCGGCGCCCGGTACCGGCGGCTGCCCCTCCCCCGGCTCGAACACCTGGAAGGCACCTGCCTGTACTACGCCGCGACCCCGCAGGAGGCCCGGCAGTGCCAGGCCGACCCGGTCGCGGTGGTCGGCGGCGGCAACTCCGCGGGGCAGGCCGCGGTGTTCCTGGCGCAGTCCTCGCCCGTGGTGCACCTGCTGGTGCGCGGCGGCGACCTCGGCGCGGACATGTCGCGGTACCTGGTCGACCAGGTCGAGCGGCACCCGCGGATCCAGGTCCACCTGCACACCGAAGTCCGCGACGTCGACGAGGACGGCAAGACGATGTCGGGCGTCGAGGTCGAGGACAACCGCACCGGCGAGCGGCACCGGCTCGCCGCCCGCGCGTTGTTCGTCTTCATCGGCGCGGCGCCCCACACGCGCTGGCTGTCCGGCCACGTCGCGCTCGACGAGGACGGGTTCGTGCTCACGGGCGCGGACGCGGGAGGCTCCCACGCGCCGTTGCCGCTCGAAACGAGCAGCCCCGGCGTGTTCGCCGTCGGCGACGTCCGGCACGGCTCGGTGAAGCGGGTGGCCTCGGCGGCGGGTGAAGGGGCGATGGCCGTCCGGCTGGTGCACGAGCGCCTCGCACAAGAACTCGCCGAACCGGGAGGACTCCCATGA
- a CDS encoding STAS domain-containing protein: MTTRLSLALTELDRLIGQVAPKHELTISSTLHPGSYTVVAISGRADAPALRTLAGYLAGLVHAGSRNFVVDLSGVEQPGDDLLGLLRRFGERLTAAGGELELIGLTPPVLYELDDEPLAEIFALYRVDAEGGQPRWAALRCPQGFDGVAEPGSPARFRAFVDTAATGRGERFGRRR; encoded by the coding sequence ATGACCACCAGGCTTTCCCTCGCGCTCACGGAACTGGACCGGCTGATCGGCCAGGTGGCGCCGAAGCACGAACTCACCATCAGCTCCACCCTGCACCCCGGGAGCTACACCGTCGTCGCGATCTCCGGGCGGGCGGACGCACCGGCGTTGCGGACCCTCGCCGGGTACCTGGCCGGGCTCGTCCACGCGGGCTCCCGGAACTTCGTCGTCGACCTGTCCGGGGTCGAGCAGCCCGGCGACGACCTGCTCGGCCTGCTGCGCCGCTTCGGCGAGCGGCTGACGGCCGCGGGCGGCGAGCTGGAGCTGATCGGGCTGACCCCACCCGTGCTGTACGAGCTGGACGACGAGCCACTCGCCGAGATCTTCGCGCTGTACCGCGTCGACGCCGAAGGCGGACAGCCGCGGTGGGCGGCGCTGCGCTGCCCGCAGGGGTTCGACGGCGTCGCCGAACCCGGCTCCCCCGCCCGGTTCCGCGCGTTCGTCGACACCGCGGCCACCGGCCGCGGCGAGCGGTTCGGGAGGCGCCGATGA
- a CDS encoding ubiquitin carboxyl-terminal hydrolase 14 → MTTVIDPHLALVRDVVPRTPQGCQECLAAGTAWVHLRLCLTCGHVGCCDSSPMKHASRHAHAIGHPIVRSFEPGENWRWCYVHEAFV, encoded by the coding sequence ATGACCACCGTCATCGACCCGCACCTGGCCCTCGTCCGGGACGTGGTGCCCCGGACACCCCAGGGCTGCCAGGAGTGCCTCGCGGCCGGGACCGCGTGGGTGCACCTGCGGCTGTGCCTGACCTGCGGGCACGTCGGCTGCTGCGACTCGTCCCCGATGAAGCACGCGAGCCGGCACGCCCACGCCATCGGCCACCCCATCGTGCGCTCGTTCGAGCCCGGGGAGAACTGGCGCTGGTGCTACGTGCACGAGGCGTTCGTATGA
- a CDS encoding PrsW family intramembrane metalloprotease: MTTVSRHHRRAWLQIFAIGLLLWVLSVVVTYATGNPNLLPTLVLLGSFLVPVTFVAWAFERRDSGEITSELVFRTFFVGGVLGVLGASVLETYLLYPSMWLYVGVGLIEEAVKLVALALLTRGLAVKSMRDGIILGATVGFGFSAFESAGYALTSLFTARGLSLDDLVTTELLRGLLAPVGHGLWTAILGGLLFAWSTREHFVLSLRLALAFLGVALLHALWDSMSAIALVITLVLYGQVAQFEPRGLVVPPADVTTVYTVTTWVGLGVIASIGVLWLLVLVRRSRRERREPHWTYRIPAARTPATGRY; this comes from the coding sequence ATGACCACCGTGAGCCGCCACCACCGGCGGGCGTGGTTGCAGATCTTCGCGATCGGCCTGCTGCTGTGGGTGCTGTCGGTCGTCGTGACGTACGCGACCGGCAACCCGAACCTGCTGCCGACGCTCGTGCTGCTCGGCAGCTTCCTGGTCCCGGTGACGTTCGTGGCGTGGGCGTTCGAGCGCCGTGACTCCGGGGAGATCACCTCCGAGCTGGTGTTCCGGACCTTCTTCGTCGGCGGGGTGCTCGGCGTCCTCGGCGCTTCGGTGCTGGAGACCTACCTGCTGTACCCGTCGATGTGGCTGTACGTCGGGGTCGGGCTGATCGAGGAGGCGGTCAAGCTGGTCGCCCTCGCCCTGCTGACCCGCGGGCTGGCCGTGAAGTCCATGCGGGACGGGATCATCCTGGGTGCGACGGTCGGCTTCGGCTTCTCCGCCTTCGAATCCGCGGGCTACGCGCTCACGTCGCTGTTCACCGCGCGCGGCCTGTCGCTGGACGACCTGGTCACGACCGAACTGCTGCGCGGGCTGCTCGCCCCGGTCGGGCACGGGCTGTGGACCGCCATCCTGGGCGGGCTGCTGTTCGCGTGGAGCACGCGCGAACACTTCGTGCTGAGCCTGCGCCTGGCGCTCGCGTTCCTCGGCGTCGCGCTGCTGCACGCGCTGTGGGACTCGATGTCGGCCATCGCGCTCGTGATCACCCTGGTGCTGTACGGGCAGGTGGCGCAGTTCGAACCGCGCGGCCTGGTCGTCCCGCCCGCCGACGTGACGACGGTGTACACCGTGACGACCTGGGTGGGGTTGGGCGTGATCGCGTCGATCGGCGTGCTGTGGCTGCTGGTCCTGGTCCGGCGGTCGCGGCGGGAACGCCGGGAACCCCACTGGACGTACCGGATCCCGGCCGCGCGCACGCCGGCGACCGGCCGGTACTGA